The Pochonia chlamydosporia 170 chromosome Unknown PCv3seq00027, whole genome shotgun sequence genome has a window encoding:
- a CDS encoding 4-coumarate-CoA ligase 2 (similar to Metarhizium robertsii ARSEF 23 XP_011411592.1), with protein sequence MLTIRIPKTLPFIRILPKTLTPQPKLQPQTHFHPLRIFHRPFPFIRLFHHSPKLTINNVRAASAAASQNAKNYEIPARLIIYHAGTPRITFLALLKLTTLILAAFFTLLVLPSYIKAEKPLSDTAALTLCGIIPMLFIAYTTAPFVTHMYIHLPDAARTSPAVLRRFVAAMPAGTQLTLTTMSFIAKPRYSSMRAGDLRPATRGTRMGLVNYVRDTAGENASRKWYMYRAVGRFYIQEKGVGAGERVRYQKKQKMVVDTWIWDAVKERIAKRAASGSS encoded by the exons atgCTCACCATAAGAATCCCCAAAACCCTTCCCTTCATACGCATCCTCCCCAAGACACTCACCCCCCAACCAAAACtccaaccacaaacacatTTCCACCCCCTCCGCATCTTCCACCGCCCATTCCCCTTCATCAGACTCTTCCACCACTCCCCCAaactcaccatcaacaacgtCAGAGCCGCCTCCGCAGCTGCTTCACAAAATGCAAAAAACTACG AAATCCCCGCCCGCCTCATCATCTACCACGCCGGCACCCCACGCATAACCTTCCTCGCGCTCCTCAAGCTCACGACCCTCATCCTagccgccttcttcaccctcctcgtcctcccaAGCTACATCAAAGCCGAAAAGCCGCTCAGCGACACCGCCGCCCTCACCCTCTGCGGCATCATCCCCATGCTCTTCATCGCGTACACCACCGCCCCGTTCGTCACACACATGTACATCCACCTGCCGGACGCGGCGCGCACGTCCCCCGCCGTGCTGAGGCGCTTCGTGGCCGCTATGCCGGCTGGCACGCAGCTCACACTCACGACGATGAGCTTCATCGCCAAACCGAGGTATAGTTCTATGCGGGCGGGGGACTTGAGACCAGCGACGAGGGGTACGCGTATGGGGTTGGTGAATTATGTGAGGGACACGGCAGGGGAGAATGCGAGTAGGAAGTGGTACATGTATAGGGCTGTGGGGAGGTTTTATATCCAGGAGAAGGGGGTGGGTGCTGGGGAGAGGGTGCGGTAtcagaagaagcagaagatggtggtggataCGTGGATTTGGGATGCTGTCAAGGAGAGGATTGCGAAGAGAGCAGCTTCCGGTTCGTCTTGA